One uncultured Draconibacterium sp. genomic window, AAAGCAAAAAAACCGAGATAACAGGAAACTACAAAAAAGTATTTGCTTTTTGTCAGGGAATGGAGCGTAAAATAAACAATCATTTTAAAGAAGCCATTTTTAATTACCGAGACACAAACCTCACCTATCGGAACAACCACCGACAACCCAAAGCATGGGGCGAACTGGTACCCGATTTAAAGGGATATTTTGTTGAGAAAGAAAGTGAGCAGGAATAGAGGTACAAAGATTACAGCAGTGTTCCAACTTGAGAAAGACAGCATCATTCCGCTCCAAATAATTACCGTATAAAAGCCACAACAATGAAACGAACTCGAATAATATTTCTAACGTTTGCACTTTTCACCTTGCTTCTTTCGTGCAAAACCGAAACACCACAAAACACTGCCATTTCGGTGTTGATTGATGTTACCGACGAGCGATTTAAAGATGAAAATTTTATTGCTGAAAATCTGCCAAAATTCTTAACCCTTATGAAACTTGATAAAGAAACCGGGGGATTTTCGGGAGGAGAAATAAAACTTTCGCTTATTAACGAAGTTTCCGACTCTCGGTCAAAATCGATAAAAATAGCGGTTGGAGAAACAGGTATGATGGGCGAAAATCCATTAAACAGAAAAGATCAGGTAGAAAGGTTTTACAATGACTTGGACCAGGCATTTGTTTCCCTTATGGAAAGCGCAGACTGGGGAACCGATGCTTCAAAAATTTATCAGAAAGTAACGCGTGAGTGTATTAAAATGAACCGTACAGTAGCAGATAGAAAATACCTGATTATTTATTCCGACATGTTGGAAAATAGTTCGTTGTTTAGTTTTTATGGCACCAATTGGAAAAACCAGATTGAGAAAATGACGACAGAACCAGATAAAACACTTGGACAATTGGCCAAAAACGGACCTGCACTTCCGGATTTAAGCGCATTCGAAATTTATATTGTTGCGATCCGCACTTCGGGAAACGACGAAAAGATCAATCTCTCGGAGCAATTCTGGACTTCACTTTTTGAGTACCAGGGAGCCGCAGTAACATTTAGTTCGGGTTTAGAAATCTAGGACAAAAAGAAAGGGTAGCCCTCCAGCCACCCCCTGATAGATTTAAAATCTAATGATAAAAAATAAGGGTATACAAGTTTAGCAAAACATTCCGAGAGTTAAACCCCTTATTCAGACCTATTTATTAACATTGCAACGTGTATAGCGCTAAAATTTCAACACTTTTATTAAAATTTTTAGTCCATATATTCGAAATTTCAAACGCTGTTAACATTTCAACACAATTCATTCTACTTTATTAATAATCTGCATTTTACCCTACAAAAGCCAAAACCGCCAACTTTTTATCCAATCTTTAATTATCTGTTTGAAAATCAAAAACTTTTATATACTTTTGTCGCCAATTAATTTTAAGCCGTTTCTATTTAAAGCGATGTTGCGGTTTAAACATTGTATAACAAATTAGTTCTTTTAAAATGTATTTAACATCAGAGAAAAAAACGGAACTGTTTACCAAACATGGTAAATCAGCAACCGACACAGGAAGTGCGGAAGGTCAGATTGCATTGTTCACACTAAGGATTAACCACCTTACCGAACACTTGAAGCAAAACAAAAAAGACCACAGCACACGTCGTTCTTTAATTAAACTGGTAGGTAAGCGTAGAAGCTTGTTAGACTACCTAATCAAAAAAGATATCGAACGTTATCGTGCGATTATCAAAGAGTTGAACTTACGTAAGTAAAGATATTGAAAGGCAATGCATTGGTATTGCCTTTCTTTTTTGTAAATTGCAAATCCTCACCACCCATTGTAATTTAAACTTAAAGATTTATTAGAAAAATTATGGTAAACGCTACAATTAAGACGATTGAACTTGCTGATGGCAGGTCGATTACCATTGAAACCGGAAAATTGGCAAAACAAGCCGATGGTTCGGTAGTGGTTCGAATGGGTGACACCATGTTGCTGGCTACGGTAGTTTCAGCAAAAGAAGCCAAAGAAGATGTAGATTTTATGCCGGTATCGGTTGATTACCGCGAGAAATTTTCAGCCGCAGGTCGTTTCCCCGGAGGATTTCTGAAAAGAGAAGCCCGTCCAAGTGACGAAGAAATTTTAGTGGCACGTTTAGTTGACCGTGCATTACGCCCACTTTTCCCTGCCGATTACCACGCTGAAACAGCTGTGATGATTTCGCTTATTTCAGTAGGAAAAGACGAAATGCCGGATGCATTGGCAGGATTAGCTGCTTCGGCTGCTATTGCAGTATCTGACGTTCCGTTTGAAACACCAATTTCGGAAGTACGTGTTGCACGTATTAACGGCGAATTCGTTATCAACCCAACACGTGTTGAGATGGAAGAAGCTGATTTGGAAATTATGGTTGGTGCTTCGTTCGACAACATTATGATGGTTGAGGGCGAAATGAGTGAGGTTTCAGAAGAGGTTATGCTGGAAGCCATTAAAGTGGCGCACGACGAAATTAAAAAACAATGTAAAGCTCAGGAAGAATTAGCTGCTGAGATTGGTGTTGTAAAACGTGAATACTGTCATGAAAACAACGATGAAGTATTGCGCGAAAAAGTAAAAGCAGAAACCTACGAAGCCTGTTACGAAGTAGCTAAAAAACAACTTACGAATAAAGCAGAACGTATGGATGCGTTTATGGTAATTCGTGATGAGTTTATTGAAAAATATACTGAAGCCAATACCGAAAATGAAGAAATTGATTTGGCACAGCACATTGGTTTAATTAAAAGATATTACCACGACGTTGAAAAAGAAGCCATGCGCCGCATGATTCTTGACGACAAAATTCGTTTGGATGGTAGAGCGACCAACGAAATTCGCCCAATCTGGGGTGAGGTAAATTACTTGCCGGGTGCTCACGGATCTGCTATTTTTACACGTGGAGAAACTCAGTCGTTGACTTCAGTTACCATGGGTACAAAAATGGACATTAAAAAAATTGATGCAGTAACTTACCAGGGAACTGAGAAATTTTTATTGCACTACAATTTCCCTCCATTCTGTGTTGGCGATCCAAAAACACCACGTGGAACCAGCCGTCGTGAAATTGGTCACGGAAACCTTGCTTACCGTGGATTGAAAAAAATGATTCCGGAAGATTTCCCATACGTACTTCGAATTGTTTCTGATATTTTGGAATCAAATGGTTCATCGTCGATGGCAACTGTTTGTGCCGGAACATTAGGAATGATGGATGCAGGTATCAAAATCAAAAAGCCGGTATCGGGTATCGCAATGGGATTAATCACCGATAAAGGAGCAGAAAAATACGCTGTTCTTTCTGATATTTTAGGTGACGAAGACCACCTGGGAGATATGGACTTTAAAGTTACAGGAACTGCCGATGGTATTACTGCAACTCAAATGGATATTAAAGTTGACGGACTTCCTTACGAAGTGTTGGCCGAAGCGTTACAACAGGCAAAAGAAGGTCGTTTGCACATTCTTGGCGAAATGTTGAAAGTAATTCCGGAACCACGCGAAGATTACAAACCAAATGTTCCACGTATCGAAACAATCGTGATTCCGAAAGACATGATTGGTGCAATTATCGGACCTGGAGGAAAAGTAATTCAAGCGATTCAGGAAGAAACTCAAACGGTTATTGTTATTGAAGAAGTGGATGACCAGGGAAGAGTTGAAATTTCGGGTGCCGGATTGGAACCAATTGAAGCTGCAAAAGCTAAAATTAAAGCCATTACTGCACTTCCTGAAGTAGGCGAAATTTACAAAGGAAAAGTAAAATCGGTTGTATCGTTTGGTGCGTTTATCGAAATCATTCCCGGAAAAGAAGGACTACTTCATATTTCGGAAATGGACTGGAAACGTATTGAAGCCGCCGAAGATTTTACAAAAGAAGGCGAAATTCTGGAAGTTAAATTAATCGGTGTTGACGAAAAAACCGGTAAATTAAAACTTTCACGCAAAGTACTTCTTCCAAAACCTGAAGGTTATGTTGAACGTCCTCCAAGAGAAAATCGTCCTCCAAGAGGCGACAACCGTGGTGGTGACAGAAGAGGTGGTGACCGCCGTGGTGGTGACCGTCGCGACGATCGCAGAGGTGGAGACCGCAGAAACAACGATTTCCGTCCGCGCCGTGACAACGACCGACCAAGATCAGAAGATTAATATTTTTGATGAACATATAAAAAACGCTCTGCCACCTGGCAGGGCGTTTTTTGTTCAAATCTGTCTGGTTTTGATTAACTATAGACAACTTTCGTCACATTACTTTTAAATTCCTTTTTCTAAATTCGCAAACAAAACAGAAATACATGGATTCCTGGTCAAAACAATTAAATACCCAAATCGACGAAAAACTGAAAGGAGTAAACGAAAAAGACATTCGTTTTTTCAGAATAGATGAGTTTAAACGAAATGTTTCGCGCATCGACTCTTTTTCAAGCAGCTGTCACGAATGTCAGCAACAGAAACAATACATTCAGGAAGCGGTGGATAGCATCGACAAGGCAATTAAAAATGTTGGCTCGAAACGCCGCGATTACGATAAACTCATCTCAAAACTTTCGAAACACATGCAAAAAGAGCATGGTTTTTATGCTCCCTACTATTTTACTTACATGTACTCGTTTCTGGGAATTGTTGCCGGAGGTTTGATTGGCTATCTTGTAATGAACCTTAATCCGGAATACCAACTGGAGCTGTTTTGTTTGGGTTTTGCAATTGGATTATTGCCTCCCTATGTTGTTGGTTCGGTAAAAGACAAAAAAATAAGAAGACAAAAAAAATTAATGTAATTCAATAAAAACTGCACAATGAAGAACATATTTTTACTTTTAGGAACGGTTCTCGTTTTGGCGGCCTGCCACGAAACCACAAAAATTGAATACCCGGTGACAAAAAAAGGAGATGTAAAAGACACGTATTTCGGAACTGAAGTGAGCGACCCGTATCGCTGGCTGGAAGATGACAATTCGGAAGAAACGGCAGAGTGGGTAAAAGAACAAAACAAAACCACTTTTGCCTACCTGAATAACATACCGTATCGCAGCGAAATTAAAGACAGGCTCTCAGCAATTTGGAATTACGAAAAAGTTGGAGCTCCATTTAAGGAAGGAGACTGGACCTATTTTTATAAAAATGATGGCCTGCAAAACCAGTACGTGGTTTACCGTTATAAAAACGGAGAGAGCCCGGAAACCGCACAGGTTTTTCTCGATCCAAATACGTTTGCCGAAGATGGCACTACTTCTTTGAGTACCTTGAGTTTTTCCGACAATGGCAAAATTGCTGCCTATTCAATTTCGGAAGGTGGCAGCGATTGGCGCAAAGTAATTATTATGGATGCCGAAACAATGGAACAGTTGGGCGATACTTTGATCGACATAAAATTCAGCGGC contains:
- the rpsO gene encoding 30S ribosomal protein S15 gives rise to the protein MYLTSEKKTELFTKHGKSATDTGSAEGQIALFTLRINHLTEHLKQNKKDHSTRRSLIKLVGKRRSLLDYLIKKDIERYRAIIKELNLRK
- a CDS encoding polyribonucleotide nucleotidyltransferase; its protein translation is MVNATIKTIELADGRSITIETGKLAKQADGSVVVRMGDTMLLATVVSAKEAKEDVDFMPVSVDYREKFSAAGRFPGGFLKREARPSDEEILVARLVDRALRPLFPADYHAETAVMISLISVGKDEMPDALAGLAASAAIAVSDVPFETPISEVRVARINGEFVINPTRVEMEEADLEIMVGASFDNIMMVEGEMSEVSEEVMLEAIKVAHDEIKKQCKAQEELAAEIGVVKREYCHENNDEVLREKVKAETYEACYEVAKKQLTNKAERMDAFMVIRDEFIEKYTEANTENEEIDLAQHIGLIKRYYHDVEKEAMRRMILDDKIRLDGRATNEIRPIWGEVNYLPGAHGSAIFTRGETQSLTSVTMGTKMDIKKIDAVTYQGTEKFLLHYNFPPFCVGDPKTPRGTSRREIGHGNLAYRGLKKMIPEDFPYVLRIVSDILESNGSSSMATVCAGTLGMMDAGIKIKKPVSGIAMGLITDKGAEKYAVLSDILGDEDHLGDMDFKVTGTADGITATQMDIKVDGLPYEVLAEALQQAKEGRLHILGEMLKVIPEPREDYKPNVPRIETIVIPKDMIGAIIGPGGKVIQAIQEETQTVIVIEEVDDQGRVEISGAGLEPIEAAKAKIKAITALPEVGEIYKGKVKSVVSFGAFIEIIPGKEGLLHISEMDWKRIEAAEDFTKEGEILEVKLIGVDEKTGKLKLSRKVLLPKPEGYVERPPRENRPPRGDNRGGDRRGGDRRGGDRRDDRRGGDRRNNDFRPRRDNDRPRSED